In Pajaroellobacter abortibovis, the following are encoded in one genomic region:
- the lepB gene encoding signal peptidase I, with protein MGAGDEGVANLCVLGCALYRGIIMNYVVKERADVDLHQKKRGGRDQRITSPTSFWNWLLRGVYWSLWFFILPAALAVFCVWGIIPDPSSSLVVKGGWFEEWVCEQPVPIGIICFTLFDMIFWSMRYHLPWASGLYPSLPHNIPRRLCPLFERAQGLQEKVDSIFLNHQRDVERRLAAHEHQQVQRSIQQLFHAMERVPLDEYELVEALHQAEQDVDRILSPWKKSMVREYLESILMAVGMALLLRTFLVEAFKIPSGSMIPTLQVGDHIFVNKFSYGPAIPWVQTRLWPHLPPKRGDVIVFAFPEHPEQDFIKRVMTIPGDVLEVREGHPWINGWQVPSCKVGTYSYLESRFSPVKHEGELYVEFLEGVAFLTFYDRMGVVRGQVQGPYLAKPEEVWVMGDNRNNSQDSRRWWGEKGGGVPYSHIRGRAMMVWLSLSSRGVDWSRFGVRVMDSPHLPAAMKALQPVLDRCMARRPSYVETVPPKPGLLDQ; from the coding sequence GTGGGCGCAGGTGATGAGGGGGTTGCTAATCTGTGTGTTCTTGGATGTGCATTGTATCGAGGAATTATCATGAATTATGTTGTTAAGGAGAGAGCAGATGTCGATCTGCATCAAAAAAAAAGAGGAGGGCGTGACCAGAGGATAACCTCTCCGACTTCTTTTTGGAATTGGCTGTTGCGAGGTGTGTATTGGAGTCTTTGGTTTTTTATTCTTCCGGCTGCTCTTGCCGTCTTTTGCGTATGGGGAATTATCCCGGATCCATCTTCTTCCTTGGTGGTGAAAGGGGGTTGGTTTGAAGAGTGGGTGTGTGAACAGCCTGTGCCAATTGGAATCATCTGTTTTACTCTCTTTGACATGATCTTCTGGTCCATGCGTTATCACCTTCCTTGGGCGTCAGGGCTGTATCCGTCTTTGCCTCACAATATCCCTAGGCGTCTCTGTCCACTGTTTGAACGAGCTCAAGGTTTGCAAGAAAAGGTGGATTCCATCTTTCTCAACCACCAGCGCGATGTTGAGAGGCGCCTTGCTGCTCATGAGCATCAGCAGGTTCAGAGGAGTATACAGCAGTTGTTTCATGCGATGGAACGAGTTCCGTTGGATGAGTATGAGTTGGTGGAAGCCCTTCATCAGGCTGAACAGGATGTGGACAGGATCCTGTCCCCTTGGAAAAAGAGTATGGTGCGCGAGTATCTTGAGTCCATTTTAATGGCTGTAGGGATGGCGTTGCTCCTTCGTACTTTTTTGGTAGAGGCTTTTAAAATACCCAGTGGCTCTATGATCCCTACCCTTCAAGTGGGGGATCATATCTTTGTTAATAAATTCAGCTATGGTCCTGCGATTCCCTGGGTGCAGACTCGTTTGTGGCCCCATTTGCCTCCCAAGCGAGGTGATGTGATCGTGTTCGCTTTTCCGGAACACCCCGAACAAGACTTTATTAAGCGGGTTATGACCATTCCGGGGGATGTTCTTGAAGTGAGGGAAGGGCATCCCTGGATCAATGGGTGGCAAGTCCCGTCGTGTAAGGTGGGAACGTATTCATATCTTGAATCTCGTTTTTCTCCTGTCAAACACGAAGGAGAATTGTATGTTGAATTTCTGGAGGGAGTGGCTTTCCTGACGTTTTACGATCGGATGGGGGTTGTTCGTGGACAGGTACAAGGACCTTACCTCGCAAAACCAGAAGAGGTTTGGGTCATGGGGGATAACCGCAACAACAGTCAGGATTCAAGACGGTGGTGGGGGGAGAAAGGAGGAGGAGTCCCTTACTCTCACATTCGCGGGAGAGCGATGATGGTTTGGTTGAGTCTCTCGAGTCGGGGGGTCGACTGGAGCCGTTTTGGGGTTAGAGTTATGGATAGCCCCCATCTTCCTGCGGCTATGAAAGCGCTTCAGCCGGTTTTGGACCGGTGTATGGCACGTCGCCCTTCCTATGTGGAGACAGTCCCTCCTAAGCCTGGTCTATTGGATCAATAA